The following are encoded together in the Phaseolus vulgaris cultivar G19833 chromosome 9, P. vulgaris v2.0, whole genome shotgun sequence genome:
- the LOC137821704 gene encoding uncharacterized protein isoform X2, which translates to MIGLGSINLKAEMRERSRGRANSAVKGGKTSSKDRKLALQQDVDRLKKKLRREENIHRALERAFNRPLGALPRLPPYLPPYTLGLLAEVAVLEEEIVRLEEQVVHFRRDLYQEAVYMSSSKMKLEQSAGVNNASPNSSPDPVKVESLSQTMDNATRSETRPTTTLPKDRHGKENQSCTNSSKSSKQSICKGLTTKSPIKKLPTDNKSVQKRWDPPKKQQELRVKDQPIAEVRNHSLHEKLKGGESPNIISENILKCLSSILLRMSTAKNLDSAGNVPHSWTPKSNKNCVEGSDFWDPYGICLEFGKRDIGPYKQLRAVEAKSFDPKRTAKSLFLLHRLKLLLRKLVCVNFEHLNHQEKLAFWINIYNSCMMNAYIENGIPESPEMVVALMQKATINVGGHLLSATTIEHCILRLPYHCKFTTISKGGKNHETYGLELSEPLVTFALSCGTWSSPAVRIYTASQVENELEMAKREYLQAAVGISTSKFLIPKLLDWYLLDFAKDLESLLDWMCLQLPSDVGKEAIKFLEERKTQPLSQFVQIMPHEFNFRYLLWT; encoded by the exons ATGATCGGATTGGGTTCTATAAACCTCAAG GCAGAGATGCGGGAAAGATCGCGAGGGAGAGCGAATAGTGCTGTTAAGGGTGGAAAAACATCGAGCAAAGATAGAAAACTGGCTTTACAGCAAGAT GTTGACAGGTTGAAGAAAAAGCTTAGACGTGAGGAGAACATCCACAGAGCATTGGAGAGAGCTTTCAACAGACCTTtgggagctttgcctcgtcttCCTCCGTATCTTCCTCCCTAT ACACTGGGACTTCTGGCTGAGGTGGCAGTACTGGAAGAAGAAATTGTTAGGCTAGAAGAACAGGTTGTGCATTTCAGGCGGGACTTGTACCAGGAAGCTGTGTACATGTCATCCTCTAAGATGAAACTTGAGCAATCAGCTGGTGTCAACAATGCAAGCCCAAATAGTAGTCCCGATCCAGTTAAAGTGGAGTCCCTTTCCCAGACAATGGATAATGCTACAAGATCTGAAACCAGGCCTACAACAACACTTCCAA AGGATAGACATGGAAAAGAGAACCAATCATGTACTAATTCTTCCAAGAGTAGCAAGCAGTCCATATGCAAAGGCCTAACTACAAAATCGCCGATTAAGAAACTTCCCACTGACAATAAATCAGTGCAGAAACGTTGGGATCCTCCAAAAAAGCAG CAAGAACTAAGGGTGAAAGACCAGCCAATTGCAGAAGTTAGAAACCATAGTCTACACGAAAAACTAAAAGGGGGGGAAAGTCCAAATATAATCTCTGAAAATATTCTGAAGTGTTTATCAAGCATTCTCTTGAGAATGAGTACTGCGAAGAATTTGGATTCTGCAGGTAATGTACCACACTCATGGACTCCAAAATCTAATAAAAACTGCGTTGAAGGAAGTGATTTTTGGGATCCTTACGGTATCTGTTTGGAATTCGGAAAGAGGGATATTGGTCCATACAAGCAATTACGTGCAGTTGAAGCCAAATCATTCGATCCAAAACGAACTGCAAAGTCTTTATTTTTACTGCACCGGTTGAA ACTTCTTCTGAGAAAACTTGTCTGTGTCAACTTTGAGCATCTCAACCACCAGGAGAAGCTTGCATTCTGGATCAACATCTATAACTCATGTATGATGAAT GCATACATAGAAAATGGCATACCAGAGAGTCCTGAAATGGTTGTAGCGCTGATGCAGAAG GCCACAATAAATGTGGGTGGACACTTGCTAAGTGCAACAACCATAGAACATTGCATTTTAAGACTTCCTTATCACTGCAAATTT ACAACAATATCAAAGGGAGGGAAAAATCATGAAACTTACGGACTAGAATTGTCAGAACCCCTGGTGACATTTGCTCTATCCTGTGGAACTTGGTCCTCTCCTGCT GTGAGAATTTACACAGCATCTCAGGTTGAGAACGAGCTTGAAATGGCCAAAAGGGAATACTTGCAGGCTGCAGTTGGAATTTCGACATCAAAGTTCCTTATCCCGAAGTTGCTGGATTGGTATTTACTGGACTTTGCAAAAGACTTGGAATCATTGCTGGATTGGATGTGCCTCCAATTACCAAGTGATGTGGGGAAAGAAGCCATTAAGTTCCTTGAGGAAAGAAAAACCCAGCCCCTCTCACAATTTGTACAGATTATGCCACATGAGTTCAATTTTAGATACCTGTTGTGGACATAA
- the LOC137821704 gene encoding uncharacterized protein isoform X1, whose amino-acid sequence MEKLEKMNTSFRPRLQHKKPLITVSHERAEMRERSRGRANSAVKGGKTSSKDRKLALQQDVDRLKKKLRREENIHRALERAFNRPLGALPRLPPYLPPYTLGLLAEVAVLEEEIVRLEEQVVHFRRDLYQEAVYMSSSKMKLEQSAGVNNASPNSSPDPVKVESLSQTMDNATRSETRPTTTLPKDRHGKENQSCTNSSKSSKQSICKGLTTKSPIKKLPTDNKSVQKRWDPPKKQQELRVKDQPIAEVRNHSLHEKLKGGESPNIISENILKCLSSILLRMSTAKNLDSAGNVPHSWTPKSNKNCVEGSDFWDPYGICLEFGKRDIGPYKQLRAVEAKSFDPKRTAKSLFLLHRLKLLLRKLVCVNFEHLNHQEKLAFWINIYNSCMMNAYIENGIPESPEMVVALMQKATINVGGHLLSATTIEHCILRLPYHCKFTTISKGGKNHETYGLELSEPLVTFALSCGTWSSPAVRIYTASQVENELEMAKREYLQAAVGISTSKFLIPKLLDWYLLDFAKDLESLLDWMCLQLPSDVGKEAIKFLEERKTQPLSQFVQIMPHEFNFRYLLWT is encoded by the exons AtggaaaaattggaaaagaTGAACACCAGCTTCAGGCCCAGGCTGCAGCATAAGAAACCTCTCATAACAGTGTCACATGAAAGG GCAGAGATGCGGGAAAGATCGCGAGGGAGAGCGAATAGTGCTGTTAAGGGTGGAAAAACATCGAGCAAAGATAGAAAACTGGCTTTACAGCAAGAT GTTGACAGGTTGAAGAAAAAGCTTAGACGTGAGGAGAACATCCACAGAGCATTGGAGAGAGCTTTCAACAGACCTTtgggagctttgcctcgtcttCCTCCGTATCTTCCTCCCTAT ACACTGGGACTTCTGGCTGAGGTGGCAGTACTGGAAGAAGAAATTGTTAGGCTAGAAGAACAGGTTGTGCATTTCAGGCGGGACTTGTACCAGGAAGCTGTGTACATGTCATCCTCTAAGATGAAACTTGAGCAATCAGCTGGTGTCAACAATGCAAGCCCAAATAGTAGTCCCGATCCAGTTAAAGTGGAGTCCCTTTCCCAGACAATGGATAATGCTACAAGATCTGAAACCAGGCCTACAACAACACTTCCAA AGGATAGACATGGAAAAGAGAACCAATCATGTACTAATTCTTCCAAGAGTAGCAAGCAGTCCATATGCAAAGGCCTAACTACAAAATCGCCGATTAAGAAACTTCCCACTGACAATAAATCAGTGCAGAAACGTTGGGATCCTCCAAAAAAGCAG CAAGAACTAAGGGTGAAAGACCAGCCAATTGCAGAAGTTAGAAACCATAGTCTACACGAAAAACTAAAAGGGGGGGAAAGTCCAAATATAATCTCTGAAAATATTCTGAAGTGTTTATCAAGCATTCTCTTGAGAATGAGTACTGCGAAGAATTTGGATTCTGCAGGTAATGTACCACACTCATGGACTCCAAAATCTAATAAAAACTGCGTTGAAGGAAGTGATTTTTGGGATCCTTACGGTATCTGTTTGGAATTCGGAAAGAGGGATATTGGTCCATACAAGCAATTACGTGCAGTTGAAGCCAAATCATTCGATCCAAAACGAACTGCAAAGTCTTTATTTTTACTGCACCGGTTGAA ACTTCTTCTGAGAAAACTTGTCTGTGTCAACTTTGAGCATCTCAACCACCAGGAGAAGCTTGCATTCTGGATCAACATCTATAACTCATGTATGATGAAT GCATACATAGAAAATGGCATACCAGAGAGTCCTGAAATGGTTGTAGCGCTGATGCAGAAG GCCACAATAAATGTGGGTGGACACTTGCTAAGTGCAACAACCATAGAACATTGCATTTTAAGACTTCCTTATCACTGCAAATTT ACAACAATATCAAAGGGAGGGAAAAATCATGAAACTTACGGACTAGAATTGTCAGAACCCCTGGTGACATTTGCTCTATCCTGTGGAACTTGGTCCTCTCCTGCT GTGAGAATTTACACAGCATCTCAGGTTGAGAACGAGCTTGAAATGGCCAAAAGGGAATACTTGCAGGCTGCAGTTGGAATTTCGACATCAAAGTTCCTTATCCCGAAGTTGCTGGATTGGTATTTACTGGACTTTGCAAAAGACTTGGAATCATTGCTGGATTGGATGTGCCTCCAATTACCAAGTGATGTGGGGAAAGAAGCCATTAAGTTCCTTGAGGAAAGAAAAACCCAGCCCCTCTCACAATTTGTACAGATTATGCCACATGAGTTCAATTTTAGATACCTGTTGTGGACATAA
- the LOC137822010 gene encoding protein MIZU-KUSSEI 1 has protein sequence MPSVHSSPCYPMENPALASLLRHTTGESKRSNKFSSGGGLLKMFKLFPMLTSGCKMVALLGRPRKMLKDSATTGTIFGYRKGRVSLAIQEDTRQMPIFLIELPMLASALNKEMASDIMRIALESETRSNKKKLMEEFVWAVYCNGRKVGYSIRRKQMSDDELHVMQHLRGVSMGAGVLPSASDHKDSDGEMTYMRARFERVVGSKDSEALYMINPDGAQGPELSIFFVRPH, from the coding sequence ATGCCATCAGTGCATTCTAGCCCGTGTTACCCGATGGAAAACCCGGCTTTGGCCTCTTTACTCCGTCACACGACAGGGGAGAGTAAGCGTAGTAACAAATTCTCGAGCGGAGGGGGGCTTTTGAAAATGTTCAAGTTGTTTCCTATGTTGACTTCTGGATGCAAAATGGTGGCTCTCTTGGGAAGACCTCGGAAAATGCTAAAGGACAGTGCGACAACCGGCACCATCTTCGGTTACCGCAAGGGCAGGGTGAGTTTGGCCATACAAGAGGACACGCGTCAAATGCCCATTTTTCTGATCGAGTTGCCGATGCTGGCCAGTGCTTTGAACAAGGAAATGGCGTCTGATATCATGAGGATTGCGTTGGAGAGCGAGACGAGGAGCAACAAGAAGAAGCTTATGGAAGAGTTCGTATGGGCGGTGTATTGCAATGGGAGAAAGGTGGGGTACTCCATCAGGAGGAAACAAATGAGCGATGATGAGCTTCACGTGATGCAGCATTTGAGAGGGGTTTCCATGGGAGCAGGGGTGCTCCCCAGCGCATCGGATCACAAGGATTCCGATGGGGAAATGACCTACATGAGAGCAAGGTTTGAGAGGGTGGTTGGCTCTAAGGATTCAGAAGCCTTGTATATGATAAACCCAGATGGGGCTCAAGGCCCCGAGTTGAGTATCTTCTTTGTTAGACCTCACTAG
- the LOC137821704 gene encoding uncharacterized protein isoform X5: MIGLGSINLKAEMRERSRGRANSAVKGGKTSSKDRKLALQQDVDRLKKKLRREENIHRALERAFNRPLGALPRLPPYLPPYTLGLLAEVAVLEEEIVRLEEQVVHFRRDLYQEAVYMSSSKMKLEQSAGVNNASPNSSPDPVKVESLSQTMDNATRSETRPTTTLPKDRHGKENQSCTNSSKSSKQSICKGLTTKSPIKKLPTDNKSVQKRWDPPKKQQELRVKDQPIAEVRNHSLHEKLKGGESPNIISENILKCLSSILLRMSTAKNLDSAGNVPHSWTPKSNKNCVEGSDFWDPYGICLEFGKRDIGPYKQLRAVEAKSFDPKRTAKSLFLLHRLKLLLRKLVCVNFEHLNHQEKLAFWINIYNSCMMNAYIENGIPESPEMVVALMQKATINVGGHLLSATTIEHCILRLPYHCKFTTISKGGKNHETYGLELSEPLVTFALSCGTWSSPACLVADFANCR, encoded by the exons ATGATCGGATTGGGTTCTATAAACCTCAAG GCAGAGATGCGGGAAAGATCGCGAGGGAGAGCGAATAGTGCTGTTAAGGGTGGAAAAACATCGAGCAAAGATAGAAAACTGGCTTTACAGCAAGAT GTTGACAGGTTGAAGAAAAAGCTTAGACGTGAGGAGAACATCCACAGAGCATTGGAGAGAGCTTTCAACAGACCTTtgggagctttgcctcgtcttCCTCCGTATCTTCCTCCCTAT ACACTGGGACTTCTGGCTGAGGTGGCAGTACTGGAAGAAGAAATTGTTAGGCTAGAAGAACAGGTTGTGCATTTCAGGCGGGACTTGTACCAGGAAGCTGTGTACATGTCATCCTCTAAGATGAAACTTGAGCAATCAGCTGGTGTCAACAATGCAAGCCCAAATAGTAGTCCCGATCCAGTTAAAGTGGAGTCCCTTTCCCAGACAATGGATAATGCTACAAGATCTGAAACCAGGCCTACAACAACACTTCCAA AGGATAGACATGGAAAAGAGAACCAATCATGTACTAATTCTTCCAAGAGTAGCAAGCAGTCCATATGCAAAGGCCTAACTACAAAATCGCCGATTAAGAAACTTCCCACTGACAATAAATCAGTGCAGAAACGTTGGGATCCTCCAAAAAAGCAG CAAGAACTAAGGGTGAAAGACCAGCCAATTGCAGAAGTTAGAAACCATAGTCTACACGAAAAACTAAAAGGGGGGGAAAGTCCAAATATAATCTCTGAAAATATTCTGAAGTGTTTATCAAGCATTCTCTTGAGAATGAGTACTGCGAAGAATTTGGATTCTGCAGGTAATGTACCACACTCATGGACTCCAAAATCTAATAAAAACTGCGTTGAAGGAAGTGATTTTTGGGATCCTTACGGTATCTGTTTGGAATTCGGAAAGAGGGATATTGGTCCATACAAGCAATTACGTGCAGTTGAAGCCAAATCATTCGATCCAAAACGAACTGCAAAGTCTTTATTTTTACTGCACCGGTTGAA ACTTCTTCTGAGAAAACTTGTCTGTGTCAACTTTGAGCATCTCAACCACCAGGAGAAGCTTGCATTCTGGATCAACATCTATAACTCATGTATGATGAAT GCATACATAGAAAATGGCATACCAGAGAGTCCTGAAATGGTTGTAGCGCTGATGCAGAAG GCCACAATAAATGTGGGTGGACACTTGCTAAGTGCAACAACCATAGAACATTGCATTTTAAGACTTCCTTATCACTGCAAATTT ACAACAATATCAAAGGGAGGGAAAAATCATGAAACTTACGGACTAGAATTGTCAGAACCCCTGGTGACATTTGCTCTATCCTGTGGAACTTGGTCCTCTCCTGCT TGTCTTGTTGCTGATTTTGCCAATTGCAGGTGA
- the LOC137821704 gene encoding uncharacterized protein isoform X4, giving the protein MEKLEKMNTSFRPRLQHKKPLITVSHERAEMRERSRGRANSAVKGGKTSSKDRKLALQQDVDRLKKKLRREENIHRALERAFNRPLGALPRLPPYLPPYTLGLLAEVAVLEEEIVRLEEQVVHFRRDLYQEAVYMSSSKMKLEQSAGVNNASPNSSPDPVKVESLSQTMDNATRSETRPTTTLPKDRHGKENQSCTNSSKSSKQSICKGLTTKSPIKKLPTDNKSVQKRWDPPKKQQELRVKDQPIAEVRNHSLHEKLKGGESPNIISENILKCLSSILLRMSTAKNLDSAGNVPHSWTPKSNKNCVEGSDFWDPYGICLEFGKRDIGPYKQLRAVEAKSFDPKRTAKSLFLLHRLKLLLRKLVCVNFEHLNHQEKLAFWINIYNSCMMNAYIENGIPESPEMVVALMQKATINVGGHLLSATTIEHCILRLPYHCKFTTISKGGKNHETYGLELSEPLVTFALSCGTWSSPACLVADFANCR; this is encoded by the exons AtggaaaaattggaaaagaTGAACACCAGCTTCAGGCCCAGGCTGCAGCATAAGAAACCTCTCATAACAGTGTCACATGAAAGG GCAGAGATGCGGGAAAGATCGCGAGGGAGAGCGAATAGTGCTGTTAAGGGTGGAAAAACATCGAGCAAAGATAGAAAACTGGCTTTACAGCAAGAT GTTGACAGGTTGAAGAAAAAGCTTAGACGTGAGGAGAACATCCACAGAGCATTGGAGAGAGCTTTCAACAGACCTTtgggagctttgcctcgtcttCCTCCGTATCTTCCTCCCTAT ACACTGGGACTTCTGGCTGAGGTGGCAGTACTGGAAGAAGAAATTGTTAGGCTAGAAGAACAGGTTGTGCATTTCAGGCGGGACTTGTACCAGGAAGCTGTGTACATGTCATCCTCTAAGATGAAACTTGAGCAATCAGCTGGTGTCAACAATGCAAGCCCAAATAGTAGTCCCGATCCAGTTAAAGTGGAGTCCCTTTCCCAGACAATGGATAATGCTACAAGATCTGAAACCAGGCCTACAACAACACTTCCAA AGGATAGACATGGAAAAGAGAACCAATCATGTACTAATTCTTCCAAGAGTAGCAAGCAGTCCATATGCAAAGGCCTAACTACAAAATCGCCGATTAAGAAACTTCCCACTGACAATAAATCAGTGCAGAAACGTTGGGATCCTCCAAAAAAGCAG CAAGAACTAAGGGTGAAAGACCAGCCAATTGCAGAAGTTAGAAACCATAGTCTACACGAAAAACTAAAAGGGGGGGAAAGTCCAAATATAATCTCTGAAAATATTCTGAAGTGTTTATCAAGCATTCTCTTGAGAATGAGTACTGCGAAGAATTTGGATTCTGCAGGTAATGTACCACACTCATGGACTCCAAAATCTAATAAAAACTGCGTTGAAGGAAGTGATTTTTGGGATCCTTACGGTATCTGTTTGGAATTCGGAAAGAGGGATATTGGTCCATACAAGCAATTACGTGCAGTTGAAGCCAAATCATTCGATCCAAAACGAACTGCAAAGTCTTTATTTTTACTGCACCGGTTGAA ACTTCTTCTGAGAAAACTTGTCTGTGTCAACTTTGAGCATCTCAACCACCAGGAGAAGCTTGCATTCTGGATCAACATCTATAACTCATGTATGATGAAT GCATACATAGAAAATGGCATACCAGAGAGTCCTGAAATGGTTGTAGCGCTGATGCAGAAG GCCACAATAAATGTGGGTGGACACTTGCTAAGTGCAACAACCATAGAACATTGCATTTTAAGACTTCCTTATCACTGCAAATTT ACAACAATATCAAAGGGAGGGAAAAATCATGAAACTTACGGACTAGAATTGTCAGAACCCCTGGTGACATTTGCTCTATCCTGTGGAACTTGGTCCTCTCCTGCT TGTCTTGTTGCTGATTTTGCCAATTGCAGGTGA
- the LOC137821704 gene encoding uncharacterized protein isoform X3, producing the protein MRERSRGRANSAVKGGKTSSKDRKLALQQDVDRLKKKLRREENIHRALERAFNRPLGALPRLPPYLPPYTLGLLAEVAVLEEEIVRLEEQVVHFRRDLYQEAVYMSSSKMKLEQSAGVNNASPNSSPDPVKVESLSQTMDNATRSETRPTTTLPKDRHGKENQSCTNSSKSSKQSICKGLTTKSPIKKLPTDNKSVQKRWDPPKKQQELRVKDQPIAEVRNHSLHEKLKGGESPNIISENILKCLSSILLRMSTAKNLDSAGNVPHSWTPKSNKNCVEGSDFWDPYGICLEFGKRDIGPYKQLRAVEAKSFDPKRTAKSLFLLHRLKLLLRKLVCVNFEHLNHQEKLAFWINIYNSCMMNAYIENGIPESPEMVVALMQKATINVGGHLLSATTIEHCILRLPYHCKFTTISKGGKNHETYGLELSEPLVTFALSCGTWSSPAVRIYTASQVENELEMAKREYLQAAVGISTSKFLIPKLLDWYLLDFAKDLESLLDWMCLQLPSDVGKEAIKFLEERKTQPLSQFVQIMPHEFNFRYLLWT; encoded by the exons ATGCGGGAAAGATCGCGAGGGAGAGCGAATAGTGCTGTTAAGGGTGGAAAAACATCGAGCAAAGATAGAAAACTGGCTTTACAGCAAGAT GTTGACAGGTTGAAGAAAAAGCTTAGACGTGAGGAGAACATCCACAGAGCATTGGAGAGAGCTTTCAACAGACCTTtgggagctttgcctcgtcttCCTCCGTATCTTCCTCCCTAT ACACTGGGACTTCTGGCTGAGGTGGCAGTACTGGAAGAAGAAATTGTTAGGCTAGAAGAACAGGTTGTGCATTTCAGGCGGGACTTGTACCAGGAAGCTGTGTACATGTCATCCTCTAAGATGAAACTTGAGCAATCAGCTGGTGTCAACAATGCAAGCCCAAATAGTAGTCCCGATCCAGTTAAAGTGGAGTCCCTTTCCCAGACAATGGATAATGCTACAAGATCTGAAACCAGGCCTACAACAACACTTCCAA AGGATAGACATGGAAAAGAGAACCAATCATGTACTAATTCTTCCAAGAGTAGCAAGCAGTCCATATGCAAAGGCCTAACTACAAAATCGCCGATTAAGAAACTTCCCACTGACAATAAATCAGTGCAGAAACGTTGGGATCCTCCAAAAAAGCAG CAAGAACTAAGGGTGAAAGACCAGCCAATTGCAGAAGTTAGAAACCATAGTCTACACGAAAAACTAAAAGGGGGGGAAAGTCCAAATATAATCTCTGAAAATATTCTGAAGTGTTTATCAAGCATTCTCTTGAGAATGAGTACTGCGAAGAATTTGGATTCTGCAGGTAATGTACCACACTCATGGACTCCAAAATCTAATAAAAACTGCGTTGAAGGAAGTGATTTTTGGGATCCTTACGGTATCTGTTTGGAATTCGGAAAGAGGGATATTGGTCCATACAAGCAATTACGTGCAGTTGAAGCCAAATCATTCGATCCAAAACGAACTGCAAAGTCTTTATTTTTACTGCACCGGTTGAA ACTTCTTCTGAGAAAACTTGTCTGTGTCAACTTTGAGCATCTCAACCACCAGGAGAAGCTTGCATTCTGGATCAACATCTATAACTCATGTATGATGAAT GCATACATAGAAAATGGCATACCAGAGAGTCCTGAAATGGTTGTAGCGCTGATGCAGAAG GCCACAATAAATGTGGGTGGACACTTGCTAAGTGCAACAACCATAGAACATTGCATTTTAAGACTTCCTTATCACTGCAAATTT ACAACAATATCAAAGGGAGGGAAAAATCATGAAACTTACGGACTAGAATTGTCAGAACCCCTGGTGACATTTGCTCTATCCTGTGGAACTTGGTCCTCTCCTGCT GTGAGAATTTACACAGCATCTCAGGTTGAGAACGAGCTTGAAATGGCCAAAAGGGAATACTTGCAGGCTGCAGTTGGAATTTCGACATCAAAGTTCCTTATCCCGAAGTTGCTGGATTGGTATTTACTGGACTTTGCAAAAGACTTGGAATCATTGCTGGATTGGATGTGCCTCCAATTACCAAGTGATGTGGGGAAAGAAGCCATTAAGTTCCTTGAGGAAAGAAAAACCCAGCCCCTCTCACAATTTGTACAGATTATGCCACATGAGTTCAATTTTAGATACCTGTTGTGGACATAA